CGGAGTAGCCGGAGACTCTACCCCAGCCCTTCCATGTGGGCCAGAAGGCCACCTGCCTCAGGGAGTGGGGACTCCGGCCGTGGCGAGGGCCTGGCGGTACACGTCGAGATCCGCGGCGCTGAAGAGCACCACCGTCACCCGCTCGAGCTGGGGCAGACGCGCGAGGGCGGCGCGCATCTCGCGCAGGGCGATGGGCGCGGCCTCGGAGATGGGGAAGCGGTAGGCGCCGGTGGAGATGGAGGGGAAGGCCACGGAGCGCAGGCCGTGGCGCTCGACGAGCTCGAAGACGGAGTGGTAGCAGCGCGCGAGCGTCCCCCGCTCGCCCCTGTGGCCGCCCTGCCAGACGGGGCCCACGGTGTGGATGACGTGGCGGGCGGGCAGGTGGTAGCCACCGGTGATGCGGGCCTCGCCGGTGGGGCAGCCGTGGAGGGTGCGGCACTCGGCGAGCAGGCCGGGCCCGGCGGCGCGGTGGATGGCGCCGTCCACGCCTCCACCCCCGAGCAGCGAGGTGTTGGCGGCGTTGACGATGGCGTCCGCGGCCACCTGGGTGAGGTTGCCCTGGGTGAGCACCAACCGGTCATCCGTGGGGTTCTGGGTCACTGAGCGCTCCTGCGAGAGAGGGGCCTGGCGGACGGGCAAGCGCTGGAGGGCCTGACGGCCCCTCGGACGGCCGGAATAATGACGCGGTGCTTCCAGCACGCCCTCGCGTGCATACCTTGGCCGGAAAGACATCGGACAGGGAAGGGACACACACATGGCGATGATGGGGACCCGCCTGGTGGAGCGAGTGAAGGACGAGGCGCTGCGGCTGGGCACCAAGGGAGTGAGGTGGGTGGTGGAGGGGACCGCCACGGCCTTGAGGACCCTGGACCGGCTGCAGGAGTGGCTGCCGCACGAGGAGCGGGAGTCGCTGCGACGGCCGGCCCGTGAGGACGCGATGATGCAGCAGCAGCAGCGGGAGCCGACGCTGTACCGGCCTCCACCGGTGGCGGCCCGTCCGGCGAAGAAGCCGATCTCGCCCGAGGTGCAGGCCACGGCGGAGCGGGTGCTGGAGGAGGCGCGAGCGGCGAAGGAGCGCATCAAGAAGGCGCAGCCGGCGCCCAAGCCGCTGATCGTCTCGGCGGACGCCGAGGAGCAACTGCCTGGCCCCGCCAAGCGCAGGACGGCGCGCCGGACGCAGGGCCGCAAGACGATGGCCTCGGCCGCGGCGCCCAAGCGGGTCACGGCGCCGAAAGAGGGCTTCAAGGCGAAGCGGGGCCAGAAGCACAAGCACTGAGCCGCGCCGCGGAGGACCCCGCCACGCCAGAGCACGTCACGCGGCCACCCCGCGCGACACAGTACCCCCCTCCCCTCTCCCCTCGGGAGAGGGACGGGGTGAGGGTATCCGGGCCCCGGG
The sequence above is drawn from the Archangium gephyra genome and encodes:
- a CDS encoding O-acetyl-ADP-ribose deacetylase; protein product: MTQNPTDDRLVLTQGNLTQVAADAIVNAANTSLLGGGGVDGAIHRAAGPGLLAECRTLHGCPTGEARITGGYHLPARHVIHTVGPVWQGGHRGERGTLARCYHSVFELVERHGLRSVAFPSISTGAYRFPISEAAPIALREMRAALARLPQLERVTVVLFSAADLDVYRQALATAGVPTP